In the genome of Enterococcus hirae ATCC 9790, one region contains:
- a CDS encoding beta-galactosidase small subunit has protein sequence MENTAIKMKIIYGDCTFALKGEGFHYIFSYTRGGLESLNKNGKEWLYRETLPTFWRALTDNDRGNGFGYRSSMWLGAGMYPKVKNVQVSIDQKPIEQPIAPINNRYSNHEYAQSAAIKFTLEINTVPKTEVIVNYEVQSDGEMKISVFYHGQQGLPELPLLGFRFIMPTKAKYFEYEGLSGETYPDRMAGGIEGTYKVTGLPVTPYLVPQDCGVHMKTKWLEITRDSTMNNADQGKEEFSLRFEQVNGDFAFSALPYKAEELENATHLEELPPARRTVLVIQGKVRGVGGINSWGADVEEAYHISAEEDHEFSFIVK, from the coding sequence ATGGAAAATACAGCGATTAAAATGAAGATTATTTATGGAGATTGTACATTTGCTTTAAAAGGTGAAGGATTTCATTATATCTTTTCCTATACAAGAGGTGGGTTGGAATCCTTAAATAAAAATGGGAAAGAATGGTTGTATCGAGAAACGCTGCCGACGTTTTGGCGGGCTTTGACGGATAATGATCGAGGGAATGGGTTTGGCTATCGTTCGTCCATGTGGCTAGGGGCTGGGATGTACCCGAAAGTAAAAAATGTTCAAGTTTCCATTGATCAAAAACCAATCGAACAGCCAATTGCTCCGATCAATAATCGCTATTCCAATCATGAATATGCGCAATCAGCAGCGATCAAATTCACGTTAGAAATCAATACGGTGCCCAAAACAGAAGTCATAGTCAACTATGAAGTACAATCTGATGGGGAAATGAAAATTTCTGTCTTTTATCATGGACAGCAAGGACTGCCTGAATTACCTTTATTAGGTTTTCGCTTTATTATGCCAACCAAAGCGAAATATTTTGAATATGAAGGACTATCAGGAGAAACGTATCCAGATCGAATGGCAGGAGGAATCGAGGGTACTTATAAAGTAACTGGTTTACCAGTGACTCCCTATCTCGTGCCACAAGATTGTGGTGTCCATATGAAGACGAAATGGCTAGAAATCACTAGAGATTCTACGATGAATAATGCGGATCAAGGAAAGGAGGAATTTTCATTACGCTTTGAACAAGTGAACGGCGATTTTGCATTTTCAGCTCTCCCCTATAAAGCCGAAGAATTAGAAAATGCCACACATCTTGAAGAGTTACCACCAGCTAGAAGAACCGTCTTAGTGATTCAAGGGAAGGTACGTGGTGTAGGAGGAATCAACAGCTGGGGAGCAGATGTTGAAGAAGCGTATCATATTTCAGCGGAAGAAGACCATGAATTTAGTTTTATCGTGAAGTAA
- a CDS encoding glycoside hydrolase family 2 protein, producing the protein MNALIEWLDDPQVYRVNQRKAHSDHVIYGAKEEVETGNTRIQSLNGKWQFCYSRNALERPVNFFEKEFDNSSFDQIDVPGHIELAGYDKIHYINTMYPWEGHEFRRPAYTTASKEEAEGMFSQADYNPVGSYVTNFTLNEEMKEKAITIRFEGVEQAMYVWLNGHFVGYAEDSFTPSEFDLTPYLEEENRLAVEVHKRSSAAFLEDQDFFRFFGIFRDVSLIARGKNHIEDMWIKPQVDPSFQSGWVDIDLTIENLTSNGKLRVRLLNCKGEEIHQEEVGIEEQISLHIPVDKITLWDHFQPNLYIVEFETFDDTGVTEYSYYPFGFRKIEIKERIIYLNDRRLIINGVNRHEWHPEKGRAIDLMDMKKDLEIIKHANINGVRTSHYPNQIPWYYLCDQAGIHLMAETNLESHGSWQKMGAFEPSYNVPGNVPQWREIVLDRAQTNFETFKNHTSILFWSLGNESYAEENIRLMNDYFKEKDPDRLVHYEGNFPNPAFEDSISDVKSCMYATPTDICDYLENDGKKPFILCEYMHDMGNSLGGLNSYMELLDRYPMYQGGYIWDFKDQAIQVIDPLTKQKVMRYGGDFDDRPSDYEFSGNGIVFSDGQEKPALQEVRYYYGKYSD; encoded by the coding sequence ATGAACGCATTGATTGAATGGTTAGATGATCCGCAAGTGTATCGAGTAAATCAAAGGAAAGCCCATAGTGATCATGTTATTTATGGTGCTAAAGAAGAAGTGGAAACAGGAAACACCAGAATCCAATCGCTGAATGGGAAGTGGCAATTTTGCTATTCCCGTAATGCTTTAGAACGTCCAGTGAATTTTTTTGAAAAGGAATTTGATAACAGCAGCTTCGATCAGATTGATGTTCCTGGGCATATCGAACTAGCAGGATACGACAAGATCCACTACATCAATACGATGTATCCATGGGAAGGGCATGAGTTTAGACGTCCGGCTTATACAACCGCTAGTAAGGAAGAAGCCGAGGGGATGTTTTCTCAAGCCGATTATAACCCAGTTGGCTCATATGTGACGAACTTTACTTTAAATGAAGAAATGAAAGAAAAGGCGATCACCATTCGATTTGAAGGTGTCGAACAGGCAATGTATGTCTGGTTAAATGGGCACTTTGTCGGCTATGCAGAAGATTCTTTCACGCCTTCTGAATTTGATTTAACTCCTTATCTGGAAGAAGAGAATCGTTTAGCGGTAGAAGTCCATAAAAGAAGTAGTGCCGCTTTTCTAGAAGACCAAGATTTTTTCCGTTTCTTTGGGATTTTTAGAGATGTTTCATTGATCGCCAGAGGGAAAAATCATATAGAGGATATGTGGATCAAACCTCAAGTTGATCCCTCTTTTCAAAGCGGTTGGGTAGATATCGACTTGACTATTGAAAATCTTACTTCAAACGGAAAGCTACGTGTCCGACTCCTCAATTGCAAAGGAGAAGAGATCCATCAAGAAGAAGTGGGAATCGAAGAACAAATCTCGTTGCATATTCCAGTAGATAAAATTACTTTATGGGATCATTTTCAACCCAATTTATACATCGTCGAATTTGAAACGTTTGATGATACTGGGGTGACGGAGTATAGTTACTATCCATTTGGTTTTAGAAAGATCGAGATCAAAGAGCGGATCATTTATTTGAATGACCGACGTTTGATCATCAACGGTGTCAATCGACATGAATGGCATCCTGAAAAAGGAAGAGCTATCGATTTGATGGATATGAAGAAAGATCTAGAAATCATTAAACATGCGAATATCAATGGGGTTAGAACCTCACATTATCCAAATCAAATCCCTTGGTATTATCTTTGTGATCAGGCGGGTATTCACTTGATGGCAGAGACCAATCTGGAATCTCATGGTTCTTGGCAAAAGATGGGGGCGTTTGAGCCGTCTTACAATGTACCGGGGAACGTTCCTCAATGGCGGGAGATCGTTCTTGACAGAGCACAGACAAATTTTGAGACATTCAAGAACCATACGAGTATTTTATTCTGGTCTTTAGGAAATGAATCTTACGCAGAAGAGAATATTCGTTTGATGAATGATTACTTTAAAGAAAAAGATCCCGATCGCCTTGTTCACTATGAAGGGAATTTCCCTAATCCTGCATTCGAAGATTCGATTTCTGATGTCAAGAGTTGCATGTATGCTACGCCAACAGATATCTGTGATTACCTTGAAAATGATGGGAAAAAGCCTTTCATTTTATGTGAATACATGCATGACATGGGGAATTCTTTGGGAGGATTGAATTCTTACATGGAATTATTAGATCGATACCCAATGTATCAAGGTGGCTATATTTGGGACTTTAAAGATCAAGCGATTCAAGTGATCGATCCATTGACGAAACAAAAAGTAATGAGATACGGTGGGGACTTTGATGATCGTCCAAGTGATTATGAATTTTCAGGTAACGGGATCGTCTTTTCTGATGGTCAAGAAAAACCGGCATTACAGGAGGTAAGGTATTATTATGGAAAATACAGCGATTAA
- a CDS encoding alpha-galactosidase, whose product MEQVMKNQRVALITFDEQEKVFHLSNSEISYILQIEESEVLAHVYFGKRTTHYHNHKKYPRRDRGFSGNVPLNEDRTYSKDTLPQEYSGHGGMDYRLPALMIRRENGSNLLDLRYESFQIQEGKPNLSGLPQAYIKNDTEAETLIVTLKDREEKIYVDLSYTIYRERAVITRSLKVRNETNDPVMIEKAASFQLDFTNSGRFDEVIALPGAHVKERQMSRQSITDGIKSFESRRGSSSHQMNSFIALTNHATTEFTGEAIGIHLVYSGNHSFEIEKDAIQQFRVIGGINPYNFSWELQPYESFQTPEILLTYSDQGLNGMSQVTHHLLRERVARGRFQYQERPILVNNWEATYFDFTSKKIEAIVDEANELAIEMFVLDDGWFGKRDSDQSSLGDWFEYQGKLKNGLKGIADYVHQKGLKFGLWVEPEMVSSDSQLNRNHPEFMMKEPGRQPSASRSQHVLDFTRKEVRQTIETQLRHLLDSVEIDYIKWDMNRSLSDVYSVSLGKQNQGEVLHRYLLGLYEMMENLTNDYPHILWEGCSGGGGRFDAGLLYYMPQSWTSDNTDAVERINIQYGTSLAYPISAMTAHVSAVPNHQTGRVTSLKTRGDVAMGGVFGYELDLTKLSSEEKQEVAAQVEFYKKIRQTVQYGDFYRLQNPFEQNIASWEFVSKNQQEVLLFINRRLANAQPEFHEVRLVGLSEEKLYQNQIDGKVYSGSELMTIGLYFPDFYGDFQTELIHFMSIDEGE is encoded by the coding sequence ATGGAACAAGTGATGAAGAATCAAAGAGTAGCTTTAATCACATTTGACGAACAGGAAAAAGTATTTCATCTATCCAATTCAGAAATTTCCTATATTCTTCAAATTGAAGAAAGTGAAGTTCTGGCTCATGTTTATTTTGGTAAAAGAACGACCCATTATCATAATCATAAAAAATATCCTCGCAGAGATCGTGGCTTTTCTGGGAACGTCCCCTTAAATGAAGATCGAACGTATTCAAAAGATACATTACCACAAGAGTATTCAGGGCACGGAGGGATGGATTATCGATTACCTGCCTTGATGATTCGTCGAGAAAATGGATCAAATCTGCTTGATCTACGTTATGAAAGTTTTCAGATCCAAGAAGGAAAGCCAAATTTATCTGGATTACCGCAAGCGTATATCAAGAATGATACAGAGGCAGAAACATTGATCGTGACGTTGAAAGATCGTGAAGAAAAGATTTACGTGGATCTTTCCTATACGATTTATCGAGAAAGAGCAGTGATTACACGTTCGCTGAAGGTAAGAAATGAAACCAATGATCCAGTGATGATTGAAAAAGCAGCCTCTTTTCAACTTGATTTTACGAATTCAGGCCGGTTTGATGAAGTGATTGCCTTACCAGGAGCGCATGTCAAAGAACGGCAGATGTCTAGACAAAGCATAACAGATGGCATCAAATCATTTGAAAGCCGTCGTGGTTCAAGCAGTCATCAGATGAATTCATTCATCGCCTTGACAAATCATGCAACAACTGAATTCACAGGGGAAGCGATTGGGATCCATCTTGTTTATTCAGGAAATCATTCCTTTGAGATTGAAAAAGATGCCATTCAACAATTTAGAGTGATCGGTGGAATCAATCCCTATAATTTTTCTTGGGAGTTACAACCATATGAAAGCTTCCAAACACCGGAAATACTCTTAACTTATTCTGATCAAGGGTTGAATGGGATGAGTCAAGTGACCCATCATTTATTACGGGAACGAGTAGCAAGAGGGCGATTCCAATACCAAGAACGTCCGATCCTAGTCAACAATTGGGAAGCGACTTATTTTGACTTTACGAGCAAAAAGATCGAAGCGATCGTTGATGAAGCAAACGAATTAGCGATAGAGATGTTTGTTTTAGATGATGGCTGGTTTGGGAAAAGAGATTCGGACCAATCTTCTCTAGGAGACTGGTTTGAATATCAAGGGAAATTGAAAAATGGCTTAAAAGGGATCGCTGACTATGTTCACCAAAAAGGACTAAAGTTTGGCTTGTGGGTTGAGCCTGAAATGGTTTCCAGCGACTCTCAATTAAATCGGAATCATCCCGAATTTATGATGAAAGAACCAGGTCGTCAACCATCAGCTTCTAGATCTCAACACGTCCTTGATTTTACCCGAAAAGAAGTCCGGCAGACGATTGAAACACAGTTACGGCATTTGTTAGACAGTGTGGAGATCGACTATATCAAATGGGATATGAATCGATCGCTATCTGATGTCTATTCGGTGTCATTGGGCAAACAAAACCAAGGGGAAGTTTTGCATCGTTATCTATTAGGATTATATGAGATGATGGAAAACTTAACAAACGACTATCCTCATATCCTTTGGGAAGGATGTTCTGGTGGTGGTGGACGGTTCGATGCAGGGCTGCTTTATTATATGCCACAGTCTTGGACTAGTGACAATACAGATGCGGTTGAACGCATCAATATCCAATATGGGACGAGCTTAGCTTATCCTATTTCAGCTATGACTGCCCATGTATCAGCTGTTCCTAATCATCAAACGGGTCGAGTCACCAGTTTAAAAACACGTGGAGATGTGGCCATGGGCGGGGTGTTTGGATATGAACTCGATCTAACAAAATTATCTAGTGAGGAAAAGCAGGAAGTAGCCGCACAGGTAGAATTTTATAAAAAAATCAGACAGACAGTCCAATATGGTGATTTCTATCGTTTACAAAATCCCTTTGAGCAAAATATTGCTTCCTGGGAATTTGTTTCAAAAAACCAACAGGAAGTCCTCTTATTTATAAATCGTCGGTTAGCAAATGCACAGCCCGAATTTCATGAGGTACGCCTTGTTGGACTAAGCGAAGAAAAACTATACCAGAACCAGATAGATGGCAAAGTATATTCAGGATCGGAATTAATGACAATAGGTCTTTATTTCCCAGATTTTTATGGCGATTTTCAAACAGAATTGATTCATTTTATGAGTATAGACGAAGGAGAATAG